The following are from one region of the Magallana gigas chromosome 4, xbMagGiga1.1, whole genome shotgun sequence genome:
- the LOC136274340 gene encoding uncharacterized protein yields the protein MLTDNVWITAFFIFTVIFFLKIEGTTAFATLEASQTSTNGSNIASLGCDGDMDTFSLTNSGEIQSWNMTLKTKTKIIWIFLSVGAGSYIIDISQNEAKPTRCATISQPVEGRMNTIITCPDLGIKVDDRVSISNAENKPLKIYEVEILGIVKLSPNQVLNFSDFPDTVSRALDNNLETYYASYESNHVSWFMKLDAIYPMKWFLISVRGGTFELHVTTGNTLTNSSTLCRAFNFSGIKQYQTALECVNPIKGDTIMVKKIDEGSLRLFELSPIIRPLNHHGPNCAKCQEKCQSCDPITGKCTQCQSSLYGENCNLSCPANCVDLICDHETGACNGYKNGFKGNHCEQDTTLLIVSTDAGNTTSLDKTNTTSLDKTTSSVPSNIKNLETTEDGNNVDPIILWCMLVILAILVAVVIILFVHSKKKVNPIEGKVEDNGIIIEFHRGISTYESDLVEIVEDDTNEIEEEVIVVEYNNLTSQRVYKNKFIEDLPSRKNNGALEREFIDLPSGLLESYSNALKTFNRNKNRYKGIYPYDHNFVKLRADEDDTEGYVNASYIHVSYI from the exons atgctGACAGATAATGTTTGGATTACagctttctttatttttacagtaatattttttcttaagataGAAG gCACAACAGCCTTTGCTACATTGGAGGCCAGTCAGACCTCCACCAATGGCTCTAACATTGCATCCCTAGGTTGTGATGGCGACATGGACACATTCTCTCTCACCAACTCTGGGGAAATCCAGTCATGGAACATGACTttaaaaacgaaaacaaaaatcatatgGATCTTTCTCAGTGTTGGAGCCG GTTCCTACATCATCgatatttcacaaaatgaaGCTAAACCTACTAGGTGTGCTACAATCTCACAACCTGTGGAAGGAAGAATGAATACAATTATAACATGCCCTGATTTAGGAATCAAAGTTGATGATAGAGTCTCAATCAGCAATGCAGAAAATAAACCTTTGAAAATATATGAAGTTGAAATCTTgg GAATTGTGAAGTTATCTCCAAATCAAGTTTTGAATTTCTCGGATTTTCCGGATACAGTATCACGAGCCCTTGACAACAATTTGGAGACGTATTATGCTTCATATGAAAGTAATCATGTGTCCTGGTTTATGAAACTCGATGCAATCTACCCTATGAAATGGTTTCTGATTTCCGTCAGAGGAG GGACATTTGAATTACACGTCACTACTGGAAATACTCTGACGAATTCATCAACACTCTGCAGGGCATTTAATTTTTCCGGAATTAAACAATATCAGACAGCATTAGAATGTGTCAATCCGATAAAAGGAGATACAATTATGGTCAAGAAGATAGACGAAGGCTCACTACGGCTGTTTGAATTGTCTCCTATAA TACGTCCTCTAAATCATCATGGACCAAACTGTGCCAAATGCCAAGAAAAGTGTCAGTCCTGTGATCCGATCACCGGGAAATGTACCCAATGTCAGAGTTCTTTGTACGGAGAAAACTGCAATCTCAGCTGTCCAGCAAATTGCGTCGATTTGATCTGCGATCACGAAACGGGAGCGTGCAATGGCTACAAGAACGGATTTAAAGGAAATCACTGTGAACAAGATACAACTTTATTAATTGTGTCAACAG aTGCAGGAAATACCACTTCATTAGACAAAACAAATACCACTTCATTAGACAAAACAACATCCTCTGTCCCATCCAACATAAAAA ATCTCGAGACTACAGAAGATGGCAACAACGTTGACCCGATCATTTTATGGTGTATGTTGGTAATTCTCGCAATACTTGTTGCAGTAGTGATTATTCTTTTTGTTCATAG cAAGAAAAAAGTAAATCCAATTGAAGGAAAGGTTGAGGACAATGGAATTATTATAGAATTCCATAGAGGGATCTCCACATACGAGTCAGACCTTGTGGAGATTGTGGAAGACGATACTAATGAAATCGAGGAGGAAGTTATTGTCGTGGAATACAATAACTTGACGTCACAGAGGGTGTATAAAAATAAGTTCATCGAGGACTTGCCAAGCAGAAAAAATAATGGCGCCCTGGAGAGAGAGTTCATt GATCTTCCAAGCGGACTACTGGAATCATATTCGAACGCGTTGAAGACTTTCaacagaaacaaaaacagataCAAAGGAATCTACCCGT atgatCACAATTTTGTAAAGTTACGAGCAGATGAGGATGATACCGAGGGATATGTCAACGCATCCTACATACACGTTAGttatatatga
- the LOC136274342 gene encoding tyrosine-protein phosphatase non-receptor type 7-like, with protein sequence MLTNLYEGDKMKCLKYWPDTELDIGSYTIELDGMDVFDSYTVRCLAVKYQEEVKKVTQFHFTAWPDNSVPEDVTSLISFRELVRSGLTSSDGPKIVHCSAGIGRTGTFIAIDYLLEEAAVEQTVDVKGYVISLRHQRGKSIQTYEQYVFLHDAVVEGFTNTIGQQSCLAVL encoded by the exons ATGCTTACAAATTTGTATGAAGGAGATAAG ATGAAATGTTTGAAGTACTGGCCAGATACAGAGCTAGATATTGGTTCATATACCATTGAATTGGACGGTATGGATGTGTTTGACTCGTACACAGTGCGGTGTCTGGCGGTAAAGTACCAG GAGGAAGTGAAGAAAGTGACACAATTCCACTTTACGGCCTGGCCTGACAACTCCGTCCCAGAAGATGTGACGTCATTGATCAGCTTCCGGGAGCTCGTAAGGAGTGGCCTAACGTCTTCAGATGGACCAAAAATTGTTCACTGCAG CGCTGGAATTGGTAGAACCGGTACATTTATCGCCATCGATTATCTTCTGGAAGAGGCCGCTGTTGAGCAAACTGTTGACGTCAAGGGATACGTCATTTCACTTCGACATCAAAGAGGGAAATCCATTCAGACATAC GAACAGTACGTCTTTCTTCACGACGCTGTTGTTGAGGGATTCACTAACACTATTGGTCAACAAAGCTGTCTAGCTGTGTTATGA